The following are encoded together in the Zingiber officinale cultivar Zhangliang chromosome 8A, Zo_v1.1, whole genome shotgun sequence genome:
- the LOC122010543 gene encoding cis-prenyltransferase 4, chloroplastic-like has translation MLSYSSLQLTSPFNHRQTLLSSAPRRGITSNDSYASVLPCRPRASPSLISSLPPVARSLPENSPAATLVDEAEQGAALSLPSPLRRELLPSHVAIIMDGNSRWARARGLPSSLGHEAGYRALKKVVEHSHKWGIRGLTVFAFSTENWRRPKVEVDFLMMLFERVLKEDILELTKDGVRICLIGDSTELPKSLQNLSKEIIEATKNNTKLDLSVAISYSGRRDITQACKSIAEKVKHGLVEPEDITESLVAQELETNRILEFPYPDLLIRTSGELRLSNFLLWQSAYSELFFTDTYWPDFKEANYVEALASYQTRQRRFGQRI, from the exons ATGCTCTCTTACTCTTCTCTTCAGCTCACTTCCCCTTTCAACCACCGCCAAACACTCCTCTCCAGTGCTCCTCGTAGAGGAATTACATCGAACGACTCATACGCTTCTGTTCTTCCCTGCCGCCCTCGCGCCTCTCCTTCACTGATCTCCTCTCTTCCCCCCGTCGCTCGGTCGCTCCCGGAAAACTCACCTGCGGCGACGCTTGTGGATGAGGCGGAGCAAGGAGCAGCTTTGTCGCTTCCGTCGCCCCTGCGGCGGGAGTTGCTTCCTAGCCACGTGGCTATCATAATGGACGGGAACTCGAGGTGGGCGAGGGCGAGGGGGTTGCCGTCGTCGCTGGGGCACGAGGCCGGCTACCGCGCCCTGAAGAAGGTCGTCGAGCACTCCCACAAGTGGGGGATTCGGGGGCTCACCGTATTCGCCTTCTCCACCGAGAACTGGCGTCGCCCCAAG GTGGAGGTTGATTTCCTGATGATGCTGTTCGAGAGAGTGCTGAAGGAGGACATTCTTGAACTCACGAA GGACGGAGTTCGGATATGCTTAATTGGCGACTCCACAGAACTCCCAAAATCTCTACAGAATCTAAGCAAAGAAATAATAGAGGCGACTAAGAACAACACAAAGCTTGATTTAAGTGTGGCAATCAGTTACAGTGGGCGAAGGGACATAACACAAGCCTGCAAAAGCATTGCAGAGAAGGTAAAACATGGTTTGGTTGAGCCTGAAGACATCACAGAGTCACTTGTCGCACAAGAGCTTGAGACAAACCGCATTCTTGAGTTTCCGTACCCTGACCTACTCATCCGAACAAGTGGCGAGCTCCGGCTGAGCAACTTCTTGTTGTGGCAATCTGCATACAGTGAGCTATTCTTCACGGATACATATTGGCCAGACTTTAAGGAGGCGAACTATGTTGAAGCCTTAGCCTCTTACCAAACTAGGCAGAGGCGATTTGGCCAACGAATATAG